GGTAGTCCAGCACTCTTTTAGAACGaaaaaggacagacattattTCAGTATACTCCTTCAAGTACTTAAAACCAAAAGTAATATAACGAGAAATTAAAAGGACTGACTTACCATAATACATCAGTTTGTTGGAATGGCTGAAGTCTCATTTGTTTTCACTTATAGATTGAAAGCTTTGAGGCTCAAGTGCAATATCAAAGACCTCTTCACTGACCTGCAgcatctcctctactcctccaccTATTTTGTTGCTCGGAACTTCTAAGACATGGGATTTTACTGTGCCAAAATCTTCCTCAGCATCCAGCCACACTTCTTGGTCATTCTCGTCCTCTGTGTGTAGGATAGACTCTTCTGCATTCATCATTACCTCTTCTGCTTCAGGGTTTGGGGTGCACACCACTAGTTCAGTTCGGGTATGCAGTGGTGCTGGAATCGTATGCAGTGGTGCTGGAGGGGTATGCAGTGGTGCTGGAGGTGCAGTGTCATTTGTTTGCTCAATTTGACTGATTTCACAAAGTTGAGTACTTTCCATTGATTCTGTTGGAACACAGTCAGTATTCACAGCACTTTTTGCAGTAGTACTTGCACTTTCTATTGATTCTTTCAGAAAGCTATCAGTGTTCACTGCAGTAGTACTTGGAGGTGGCCAAATAGCAAGTGGTGGTGAATCCAATCCTGCAGACACCACTCCAGCGTCTCTGGGTTCAATGTGAAGATGGATATGGACATGGGATTCAATAGATAGTCTCTTTTCAAATGATTCAACTGATTCCTTTGCTGATTGTACTACCATTGCAACCAGTTCTTTCTCATGCCCACTGGTAGAGTCTGAATCTACTTCGGACGCAATAATAAATTCAACCTCCGTTCCATAAACTTCTTGCACATTTGACTGCAAACAGGACTCTACAAATGTATTGGGAACTATGTCATCTGGTACTTTGTCAACCTCGAAAGTAGACTCTGCAAATGTCTCGGGAGTTGTTCTATCCTCACATACTGTATCAACTTTGAGAGAAATTGAGGGCTCAGTTTCTTTGTCTGAAAGTTTGTGCACAATTCCCTGAGTATTAAGTTCTAAGTAGTTTTCaaataagtacattttattttgcACCTGTGCAGCTACACCTGTACATCCTTGAGCATCTGTAACTGCCACCACTGGTATACCCTCTGGTGATTTAGAAACTTCGGCTTCACTCGTTAATTCAATTTCAGCCTTTTCACTTGATTGTGGTACAACATTGGAGTCAGCTTCTGATGAGTTCTGCTGTACATGTTGGAGTATTTCTTGAGTTATAATACTGCTTTCCTCTTCAAACATGGCCTCCTCAATCTTCTCAATGGCATTCTCACCCTCTCCATTGTCCTCCATTTTGTCACAAATGTCTATGACTTCCTTAACATCGGTTGAGGAAACCACCTCAAGTGCTGTCTCCAGAATCGCTTCAGCTGACCCAATCTCAGCATTTGCCTCCGTCACTTGCACTTGGATCTCATGACCCTTGACATCAGTTAAGACCACAAAAACTGCATCAACAATTGCTTCAGCTGATTCAATCTCTACATCCATCTCTTGTACTTTGATCTCATGATCAGTGACATCAGTTAAGCCAACTTCAAGCACATTCTCAATAATTACTTGAGCAGACTTTAGCTCTGCATCCGCCACTTGTACTGTGATCTCGTGATCGTCAGTTGTGCCCAACTCAAGGGTTGTCTCAACATGTGCTTCAGCTGATTCAATCTCAGCGTTCACCTGTTGTACAAGAGTCTCATGATCATTGACATCAGTTGAGCTAACTTCAAGCACTGTTTCAACAGTTTCTTCAGCTGACTTTATCTCTGCATCCGTCACTTGTACTCGGATCTCAAGACCATCAACAAACTGTGCTGATGGCACATTCTTCCTCATAACCATGTCCCCTTTCTTTAGTGTCTGAACCATAGAAGAGTCTACAAGTGGGCTTAGAGCACCCACACAATCCATTTTCTCTGGGGATTCTACTTCAGGTGCCACTATGCCAATCAAAGATTCCAAAACATTTGATGATTCTAACTTCAGAACGTCAGGTATTGCAGTAGCGACATCTTGAACATCACATGTGATTGTTTCTGCAACTGGTGTATTCTCCTTGTCTGCAGAATCTTCCGAAACATCCTCCGAAACATATTTTTCTTCTTTAAGAGTGACCTCCGTGAGAGCCTGTGTGAAAACAAGTTTGTTTGTGACCGACACTTCCAGGCGCTCTGTATCAGGCTGTGGAGTGTCTTCTGCTATGGCCTTTCCTTCAACCTGAGCTACACCCTCTTCTGAATTAACAGTGGCTACTGGTCTTATCTCTTCTAACTTGTTTACCAATTCTGTTTGTTGGTCCTTTTCAATTTTTATATGCATGATTGGAATTGATTCATCTTCAGCTTTATGTACCTCATCTGTAGTGATTCCTGCAGAACCAGACTCTTCAGTTTCCTCAGGTGCCAACTCTTTGGGTACTACCTTGCTGACTTCTAATGGACACTCCACCACATGAGTCACTGGGCTTTCATCAACAGCATCTATTTGTTGCGACTCTTCACCTGTGCAGATTACAACTGCGTCGGATTTTTCATGAGCTGTCAAAACTGTTGCTTCCGTCTCTTTTGGTGTCTGTAATATTTGTGGAGAAACTGAAACGGTAACTGCTTCCAAGTGCGAGTCTTTTGTAATTACCGATGAGAGGGTTGGGGTTCTGTTAATGATTTCAACCGCCTCATGCAGAATTACCTCTGTGTCTTTCAACTCGTATTCTGCAGGCACAGGCGTTGTGTTGCCTGATGTTTTGGGAGACTCCTCTGTCAGCTGTGACACTGCTGAAACCATTTCTGTTGATTCATCATCTAGAGGTTCTGGGGCAGTGACTGCTTCAGACGTCAACTCGATTAGGTCCTCGGCTATGGTATCGTCTCGAGTGGCTTCTTCAGCAGTGGACACTTGTGTGGCAATGGTCTCCTCTATTACGCCTTCCTCAGGTATATCACTGAGTTGCTGATGTTTACTTATGAATTCCGTAAGATCCTCAAAGTCTTTCGTAGCAGTGGGGGATGTTGATGGGGCCAACTGCTCCACAGTATCTTTGGCTTGAGCCTTCTCTGCTTCAGTGGGCAGGGTGTCTTTGGATATGGCCGATTCGGTGACCAGCCTAGAGACATCTGGCTGGGTTATTTCTTCTGTAATGTGTAATGGAGTTTCTATAACAGCCTCAGTTAATATTCTGTGTTTCTCTCCTAGCTCTTCTGCATCAAACTCGGACATGGGGACCACTGCTGGTGTTTCAGAGTCCTCCTCATCATCTGATCCAACACCTTTATCTGCCTCGTCAGAAGATATTGGTTCCTGCTTTCCTCCATTCTTTCGCTTTTTGCGTCCAGGGAGGAGTTTCTTTAGAGAAAATGAAGACTCCTCTTTGGTGATTTCGCTGTCAGATGCCATCTGCTCTGGTGAGCTAACTTTGCTGGCCTCCTCGGTTTTTGCCTTCCTATTTGAGGTGACCAGCTTTTTAAGGGATTTCCATGTTGACCCCCCTTCACTCTCTAAGGGACTTACAGCTTGCTCAGGGGAAGAGGTCAAATGTTCATAACCTCCCTCCTGAGAACTGTCCAGTGGAGACTCTGCAGTGTTTCCAGGTTCACTTAGTGTTTCACCTTCATTCATGGGTGCTTCCTCCTCTGAGTCAGATGTTTTTCTTCCCCTCCTCTTTGCAGATCCACATAGGAGGGCCTCCCAAGAAACAGACATTTCTACTTTCTTTTTGGTCTCTTCTGTGAAACGTTCTAGTACCTGCTCTCCTTCACATTGCTTTGGCTCCTCATGTGAGCCTACAAGTGCTAACTCATCCTCACTCTCAGAAGATCTTTTGGGACGTCTTGTGGGCGTCATTAGCTTTTTGAAAGAAGTCCAGGTGCCATCCTTTTTCCTTTCACCGTCAGAGGTTACATCACTATCTGATTCGTGGCTTGACCCTAACGGAGCAGACATTTTTACCTGTTCTGCTGCTAATTCTTCTGTTGAAGAGGCAGGATGTTCTCCTCTCTGGTACTCCTCTGACTCTGTGGATGACAGTAAATCCTCAGTAACATGCTCACCAGACCTGGTCAACTCATCTGATTTCTTACCTCTCCGCTTCCTAGAAAGCTTCTTCAAACCAGCCCCATATAAGAGCTTCCTGAGTGGACTTCCTTGGTTTTTAGCTTTCTCTTGTGAGCTAAGAAGTTCAGCTTCATTTGAGATAACTGTGTGGAATCCCAAAGAAGGAGACTGCTCTTCTTGGACAGGACTTCCTTGGCTTTTAGCTTTCTCTTGTGAGTCAAGAAGTTTAGCTTCATTTGTTTCA
This Salvelinus fontinalis isolate EN_2023a chromosome 16, ASM2944872v1, whole genome shotgun sequence DNA region includes the following protein-coding sequences:
- the LOC129813156 gene encoding A-kinase anchor protein 12-like; its protein translation is MGATESRRPEDSSKSEDGGTVANEESVNDVQGGESTDAKLLQKNGQISGLSEKAEDQTEEVNFLCEDGVVAEVGETNSSIVSQKEDIPEMIETLTEEVPPLENADSDGKESPDADDEASTNETETDVKLNEVNDSFKKFFSSIGLKFTLKKDSDTIPEVSPKKEEGEARIPEDSKDTEETTIDNAEENTEQSTPEDLTDDTIKECVGHIPDLVDDTLEAYIDKAPTNVVADSPVEPADDSTSHPTMTDLTFEEFLNETTKEQTTETIESKEEITPEEVAQAEGEAPAIPIPIVEEMSPFKRFFLTGKIHKQVKQPMKQPKEEPKEVVMEEPKTEPKEEVNEEPKDEVKEEVIPTEETDTPAPTIPDVEEEIISPIKKFFTTGIFAGLNKNKKYLGEETPKDETVEKDRELQSIEKQEDVNTPEEASLEQEQTKDEISPDVETISVIEGKQNENEVQETVTDSLMAETSNVPELMMSNVPKISDNREDVLEEQPATEELQTIISNGAELLSFQEEAKSQGSSVQDILEEQSPSLGFVTVITNEAETNEDKLLSSQEKAKIQESLEGQFHSWGFVTVTEYVPEEEPAPKVLLTVTSNEAETNEAETNEAKLLDSQEKAKSQGSPVQEEQSPSLGFHTVISNEAELLSSQEKAKNQGSPLRKLLYGAGLKKLSRKRRGKKSDELTRSGEHVTEDLLSSTESEEYQRGEHPASSTEELAAEQVKMSAPLGSSHESDSDVTSDGERKKDGTWTSFKKLMTPTRRPKRSSESEDELALVGSHEEPKQCEGEQVLERFTEETKKKVEMSVSWEALLCGSAKRRGRKTSDSEEEAPMNEGETLSEPGNTAESPLDSSQEGGYEHLTSSPEQAVSPLESEGGSTWKSLKKLVTSNRKAKTEEASKVSSPEQMASDSEITKEESSFSLKKLLPGRKKRKNGGKQEPISSDEADKGVGSDDEEDSETPAVVPMSEFDAEELGEKHRILTEAVIETPLHITEEITQPDVSRLVTESAISKDTLPTEAEKAQAKDTVEQLAPSTSPTATKDFEDLTEFISKHQQLSDIPEEGVIEETIATQVSTAEEATRDDTIAEDLIELTSEAVTAPEPLDDESTEMVSAVSQLTEESPKTSGNTTPVPAEYELKDTEVILHEAVEIINRTPTLSSVITKDSHLEAVTVSVSPQILQTPKETEATVLTAHEKSDAVVICTGEESQQIDAVDESPVTHVVECPLEVSKVVPKELAPEETEESGSAGITTDEVHKAEDESIPIMHIKIEKDQQTELVNKLEEIRPVATVNSEEGVAQVEGKAIAEDTPQPDTERLEVSVTNKLVFTQALTEVTLKEEKYVSEDVSEDSADKENTPVAETITCDVQDVATAIPDVLKLESSNVLESLIGIVAPEVESPEKMDCVGALSPLVDSSMVQTLKKGDMVMRKNVPSAQFVDGLEIRVQVTDAEIKSAEETVETVLEVSSTDVNDHETLVQQVNAEIESAEAHVETTLELGTTDDHEITVQVADAELKSAQVIIENVLEVGLTDVTDHEIKVQEMDVEIESAEAIVDAVFVVLTDVKGHEIQVQVTEANAEIGSAEAILETALEVVSSTDVKEVIDICDKMEDNGEGENAIEKIEEAMFEEESSIITQEILQHVQQNSSEADSNVVPQSSEKAEIELTSEAEVSKSPEGIPVVAVTDAQGCTGVAAQVQNKMYLFENYLELNTQGIVHKLSDKETEPSISLKVDTVCEDRTTPETFAESTFEVDKVPDDIVPNTFVESCLQSNVQEVYGTEVEFIIASEVDSDSTSGHEKELVAMVVQSAKESVESFEKRLSIESHVHIHLHIEPRDAGVVSAGLDSPPLAIWPPPSTTAVNTDSFLKESIESASTTAKSAVNTDCVPTESMESTQLCEISQIEQTNDTAPPAPLHTPPAPLHTIPAPLHTRTELVVCTPNPEAEEVMMNAEESILHTEDENDQEVWLDAEEDFGTVKSHVLEVPSNKIGGGVEEMLQVSEEVFDIALEPQSFQSISENK